A genomic stretch from Nitrobacter winogradskyi Nb-255 includes:
- the waaF gene encoding lipopolysaccharide heptosyltransferase II codes for MNTDSSYEPEMVDPDDTRPILIIPYMWIGDFVRGHTVVRVLKQRWPNRPVDLLVTTLCAPLVDYMPGVRAGVVWDLPRSRLALAQQWGLARRLRARGYGTALVLPRTWKSAIAPTLAGIPERVGFVGEARFGLINRWRWGERALPRMIDRKASLALPAGAARPPEWPAPQLRVSGEDVARWRQAQGLGTGPAVALAPGAVGPSKRWSYFAEAARGLAERGIDIWVVGGPKEKALATDIVATGGPRVRDLTGHDLRNGILAMAGATIAISNDSGLMHVAAALGTPTMGIFGPTSPYHWGPLNGLAATIQAKTPLPCQPCHRPVCTRNDHRCMKDIPAAEVMAIAERVLAEAGMRDAR; via the coding sequence CGTGCGCGGCCATACGGTGGTGCGGGTCCTCAAGCAGCGCTGGCCGAATCGACCGGTGGACCTGCTGGTGACAACGCTCTGCGCGCCGCTGGTGGATTACATGCCGGGCGTACGCGCCGGCGTGGTCTGGGACCTGCCCCGAAGCCGGCTGGCGCTCGCCCAACAGTGGGGTCTCGCCCGGCGGTTGCGCGCACGGGGGTATGGAACAGCCCTCGTCCTGCCGCGCACCTGGAAATCGGCGATCGCACCCACGCTGGCCGGCATCCCGGAACGGGTCGGTTTTGTCGGCGAGGCACGTTTCGGCCTGATCAACCGCTGGCGCTGGGGCGAAAGGGCGCTGCCGCGCATGATTGACCGCAAGGCTTCCCTGGCGCTTCCCGCCGGAGCGGCGCGGCCGCCTGAATGGCCCGCGCCGCAGCTTCGGGTATCCGGCGAAGACGTCGCCCGCTGGCGGCAGGCGCAGGGACTTGGCACGGGACCGGCAGTGGCGCTGGCGCCGGGGGCGGTCGGCCCGAGCAAGCGCTGGAGCTACTTTGCCGAAGCCGCCCGCGGACTGGCTGAGCGCGGAATCGATATCTGGGTCGTCGGCGGCCCCAAGGAAAAGGCGCTGGCGACCGACATCGTTGCAACCGGGGGGCCTCGGGTTCGGGATCTGACGGGTCACGACCTGCGAAACGGCATTCTGGCGATGGCGGGGGCCACCATCGCCATATCGAACGACTCCGGTTTGATGCACGTTGCGGCTGCGCTCGGAACGCCGACGATGGGAATCTTCGGGCCGACCAGTCCCTATCACTGGGGACCCCTGAACGGCCTCGCCGCGACGATCCAGGCGAAAACGCCCCTCCCGTGCCAGCCGTGCCATCGTCCGGTCTGCACCCGGAACGACCATCGCTGCATGAAGGATATCCCGGCGGCTGAGGTGATGGCCATCGCGGAACGGGTGCTTGCGGAAGCCGGGATGCGCGACGCTCGTTGA